From the genome of Eucalyptus grandis isolate ANBG69807.140 chromosome 2, ASM1654582v1, whole genome shotgun sequence, one region includes:
- the LOC104421453 gene encoding transcription factor TB1, producing MFPSNSNGIDPISIWDGLTILHKPLSSDAIPNSKQEDHLVSLFNIPSPFLHYYEDDSSSFLEHGLDLLLPQPQQPASSDDAAVVAHTLANMVDLNNNVNANEASARGGGGGGNFKKNHSTPDPVPRKRTSKKDRHSKIYTARGPRDRRMRLSLEVAREFFDLQDMLGFDKASKTVEWLLLHSKSAIKELSRSAAKTNSCTAGSTSTSECDVASGIDEAAGNGDHSASVTQEKPPIKEKKTRQSRRNSFYLLARESRKKARARARERTVEKLWMRRLDAPKPCSEAMKTDLNESSLYETCEESGIQGSNNVKAASNFLAQSEEPQEEKNLGTTGQTVDDSLAISDRWSPTFSFNNFTSTAISQEHEFRELHLFVKPWEAYNNSY from the exons ATGTTTCCCTCAAACAGCAATGGCATTGACCCCATCTCTATTTGGGATGGCCTAACAATTCTACACAAGCCCCTTTCAAGTGATGCCATCCCAAACTCCAAACAAGAAGACCACCTAGTTtctctcttcaacattccctCTCCTTTCCTTCACTACTATGAAGATGACAGCAGCTCCTTTCTCGAGCATGGCCTTGACCTCTTACTTCCGCAGCCACAACAACCAGCAAGTAGCGATGATGCTGCAGTGGTAGCTCATACACTCGCGAACATGGTGGATCTGAACAACAACGTCAATGCAAATGAAGCATCggcaagaggaggaggaggaggaggcaatttcaagaaaaaccaTTCCACTCCCGACCCGGTTCCTAGAAAGAGAACCTCAAAGAAGGATCGACACAGTAAGATTTATACTGCTCGCGGTCCAAGAGATCGAAGAATGAGATTGTCCCTTGAGGTCGCCCGCGAGTTTTTCGATCTTCAGGACATGCTGGGATTCGATAAAGCGAGTAAAACTGTTGAGTGGCTGCTGTTACACTCCAAGTCTGCCATCAAGGAGCTTTCAAGAAGCGCTGCAAAGACAAACAGTTGCACTGCCGGTAGCACATCTACATCAGAGTGCGATGTGGCGTCTGGAATTGATGAGGCAGCTGGTAATGGGGATCACTCAGCCAGTGTCACTCAAGAAAAGCCACcgatcaaggaaaaaaaaaccaggCAATCCCGCAGGAATTCGTTTTACCTGCTTGCAAGAGAATCAAGGAAGAAGGCGAGGGCAAGGGCGAGGGAGAGGACAGTAGAGAAGCTGTGGATGCGAAGGCTTGATGCACCAAAACCATGTAGTGAAGCAATGAAGACTGACTTGAACGAGAGTAGTCTATATGAAACCTGTGAAGAATCTGGAATCCAAGGTAGCAACAACGTGAAAGCTGCCTCCAACTTTCTAGCTCAATCTGAAGAGCCACAGGAGGAGAAGAATTTAGGAACAACAGGACAGACTGTTGATGATTCTTTGGCAATTTCGGACAGGTGGAGCCCAACTTTCAGTTTCAACAATTTTACCAGTACTGCAATCTCCCAAGAG CATGAGTTCAGAGAGCTCCATCTCTTTGTCAAACCGTGGGAGGCCTACAACAATTCGTATTAG